In Deinococcus sp. QL22, the following are encoded in one genomic region:
- a CDS encoding phytoene desaturase family protein yields the protein MAGLTLAALLAQRGHAVTVYEADRLGGKLRRIEVGGLSFDTGPSLFTFPGVWHKVLARLREGSDPLDLRPLPDGLGLHHTPFGPVPLPVPPGHALYADWLRVCAAAAPVAPYLETLLTTPPRFTSPAFLRASATLAHATGPHFTAEGWIRAQRVHPALAHALRTHALNAGLPPADAPALYALLPALIAGHVCRPAGGMGVLLDSLHGFCTARSVEFRGGVKRLDAASGSLTLEGEEVARHDMLVSAIDPARLAALRGQPVHSPLPRRTVSGVAVYAAFAQAVPLPATSIIPPTDFATFRAAMRAGALPPDTLTLIHADGPRLAVLLTAPATARPLTPDHPWVQAQLARVEQVLEVPGLLASASAIGVLDPAHYAGGGHPGGAIYGLGNPVWRGGPLHPQPYRLSPRLWQVGTGVHPGGGIPAILGGALIVDELLAES from the coding sequence CTGGCGGGCCTGACACTCGCGGCATTGCTGGCCCAGCGCGGTCATGCCGTTACCGTGTACGAGGCAGATCGCTTGGGCGGAAAGCTTAGGCGCATAGAGGTCGGTGGCCTGAGTTTCGACACTGGCCCCAGCCTGTTCACCTTTCCCGGCGTGTGGCACAAGGTTCTGGCCCGTCTGCGTGAAGGTTCAGACCCGCTGGATTTGCGCCCGCTGCCGGATGGGTTGGGACTTCATCACACGCCGTTTGGTCCGGTGCCCCTGCCTGTGCCGCCCGGTCACGCGCTGTACGCCGACTGGCTGCGGGTCTGTGCGGCGGCGGCTCCGGTTGCGCCGTACCTAGAAACGCTGCTGACCACGCCGCCCCGCTTCACTTCCCCGGCCTTCCTGCGGGCCAGTGCGACGTTGGCACACGCCACCGGGCCGCACTTCACTGCCGAGGGCTGGATTCGGGCGCAGCGGGTGCATCCGGCGTTGGCCCACGCGCTCCGCACCCACGCCCTGAATGCCGGATTGCCGCCCGCCGATGCCCCGGCCTTGTATGCCCTGCTTCCGGCCCTGATCGCGGGCCATGTCTGCCGTCCGGCGGGGGGAATGGGCGTGCTGCTGGACAGCTTGCACGGCTTCTGCACGGCGCGGAGCGTGGAATTTCGGGGCGGCGTAAAGCGGCTGGATGCGGCATCGGGAAGCCTGACGCTGGAAGGGGAAGAGGTGGCCCGACACGATATGCTGGTCAGTGCCATTGACCCGGCCCGGCTCGCAGCGTTGCGGGGCCAGCCCGTGCATTCGCCCCTGCCCCGGCGCACGGTCAGCGGCGTGGCCGTGTACGCCGCATTCGCTCAGGCTGTCCCGCTCCCCGCCACCAGCATCATTCCCCCCACCGACTTTGCCACCTTCCGCGCCGCCATGCGTGCCGGGGCATTGCCACCCGATACGTTGACCCTCATCCACGCCGATGGGCCGCGCTTAGCCGTGTTGCTGACTGCCCCGGCCACCGCCCGCCCGCTTACGCCCGATCATCCTTGGGTTCAGGCGCAACTGGCGCGGGTAGAACAGGTCTTGGAGGTGCCGGGGCTGCTGGCTTCGGCCTCCGCAATTGGGGTGCTTGACCCCGCCCACTATGCAGGGGGCGGGCATCCCGGTGGCGCAATTTACGGCCTCGGAAACCCAGTCTGGCGCGGCGGCCCGCTGCATCCTCAGCCGTACCGCCTCTCGCCCCGGCTGTGGCAGGTGGGGACGGGCGTGCACCCTGGTGGCGGTATTCCGGCTATTTTGGGCGGCGCTCTGATCGTGGACGAGTTGCTGGCAGAGTCATAA
- a CDS encoding S8 family serine peptidase produces the protein MSLNRALLAATLALSLAACSQQNAAAPDASTPDLSSSGNYLVGFKESPLNAQGLDTQALEAQAVLQAQAVTAAGGTLKQQWADISAAAVQLSPSALAALKANPNVEYVELEAVHHALGGPSGSLTREGGSPALSSQALKAQAIFNPSGEYTWGDNALGVPQLLAEGKTGVGVAVCIGDTGIDANHPEFARKLKGYKNFVTTDVNREDPYKLNDVDGHGTHVAGTVFAQLGGGAAAKQPGMDAGGVIGVATGVNLYMARVLGDSGSGSSSGIINGVNWCAARLTSQGQGGTESKVVISLSLGGGRASQTEQRAYTAAHNKGVLIIAATGNDGAAVSYPAAYTNVVGIGATDANNAKASFSNFGTQVDLVGPGVSVLSSVPLGKGTAASVTALSRNFTEVTSADLSGKGTVTGTVVVAGGTNNEFCGTTANSAAINGKIALIKRGTCTFEEKTANAVRNGAIGVLIYNNAAGAPGIGLTNAYTTPVVGITQVDGEALLAAITPTTAPTATLSVTGADYAYFDGTSMATPHVSAAAAVVWAAKPTLTNTGLLNLLTSTATDLGTAGKDNNFGHGLVNPLKAISVQ, from the coding sequence ATGTCACTGAACCGTGCCCTGCTTGCTGCCACCCTCGCCCTCTCGCTGGCCGCCTGCTCTCAGCAGAATGCCGCCGCGCCCGACGCCAGCACGCCCGACTTATCTTCCAGTGGCAACTATCTGGTGGGCTTCAAGGAAAGTCCTTTGAATGCGCAGGGTTTAGATACACAGGCGTTGGAGGCTCAGGCCGTGTTGCAGGCGCAGGCGGTGACTGCCGCAGGGGGAACTCTGAAGCAGCAGTGGGCCGACATCAGCGCCGCCGCCGTTCAGTTGTCGCCTTCCGCGCTGGCGGCACTCAAGGCCAATCCGAATGTGGAATACGTGGAGTTGGAAGCCGTGCATCACGCACTCGGCGGGCCAAGTGGCAGCCTGACCCGCGAAGGCGGCAGCCCTGCTCTGTCCTCTCAGGCTTTGAAGGCGCAGGCAATCTTTAATCCCAGCGGTGAATACACCTGGGGCGACAACGCACTGGGTGTGCCGCAACTGCTGGCCGAGGGCAAGACCGGGGTAGGCGTCGCGGTCTGCATAGGCGACACGGGCATTGACGCCAACCACCCGGAATTTGCACGCAAGCTGAAAGGCTACAAGAACTTCGTGACCACCGACGTGAACCGCGAAGACCCCTACAAACTAAACGACGTGGATGGGCACGGCACGCATGTGGCCGGAACCGTGTTTGCCCAACTGGGCGGAGGCGCAGCAGCCAAACAACCGGGAATGGATGCGGGCGGCGTGATCGGGGTGGCTACGGGCGTAAACCTGTATATGGCCCGCGTGCTGGGCGACAGTGGCAGCGGCAGCAGCAGCGGCATCATCAACGGCGTGAACTGGTGCGCGGCGCGGCTTACATCTCAGGGGCAGGGCGGGACAGAAAGCAAAGTGGTGATCAGCCTGTCTCTGGGCGGAGGCCGGGCCAGCCAGACTGAACAGCGGGCCTACACCGCCGCCCATAACAAAGGCGTGCTGATCATCGCAGCCACCGGAAATGACGGCGCGGCGGTGTCTTATCCTGCTGCCTATACCAATGTGGTCGGCATTGGTGCAACAGACGCCAACAACGCCAAGGCCAGCTTCAGCAACTTTGGTACCCAAGTTGATCTGGTCGGCCCCGGCGTCAGTGTGCTGAGCAGCGTGCCATTGGGCAAAGGCACGGCAGCCAGCGTGACTGCACTGAGCCGCAACTTCACCGAAGTCACCAGCGCCGACCTGAGTGGCAAGGGAACCGTGACGGGTACGGTAGTCGTTGCAGGCGGCACCAACAACGAATTTTGCGGCACCACCGCCAACAGTGCCGCCATCAACGGCAAAATTGCCCTGATCAAGCGCGGCACCTGCACCTTTGAAGAAAAAACTGCCAACGCAGTTCGCAACGGTGCAATCGGCGTCCTGATCTACAACAACGCAGCGGGCGCACCCGGCATCGGCCTGACCAATGCTTACACCACTCCCGTCGTGGGCATCACTCAGGTTGACGGTGAGGCGCTGCTGGCCGCCATTACTCCCACCACTGCCCCCACCGCCACCCTCAGTGTGACGGGCGCAGACTACGCCTACTTCGACGGCACCAGCATGGCCACGCCGCACGTCAGCGCCGCCGCCGCCGTGGTCTGGGCCGCCAAACCCACCCTCACCAACACCGGATTGCTAAATCTGCTCACCTCTACCGCCACCGACCTGGGTACGGCAGGCAAGGACAACAACTTCGGGCACGGATTGGTGAACCCGCTCAAGGCCATCTCCGTGCAGTAA
- the pruA gene encoding L-glutamate gamma-semialdehyde dehydrogenase → MLKIQDYRPESFIDFTQADNVTAYQAALKKVRAELVGKHYPLIIDGVRVDTAEKLDSINPCDTSEIVGSTAKATVDDAQKALDGAWKAFESWKKWTPDTRARILLKASALLKARRLEACALMSIEVGKNYAEADVEVAEAIDFLEYYARTAMKYSGFGAADTTWYEGEENGLMFMPIGVGVSISPWNFPCAIYLGMLAAPIVAGNCVIAKPAEDSGLIAGFVTDIMLEAGLPAGVLQFLPGVGEEVGEYLTTHARTRFITFTGSRGVGLHINEVAAKVQPGQKWIKKVILELGGKDGMIVDETADIETAVTAAVQGAFGFNGQKCSAMSRLIVVDSVYDDVVGQFVERAGKLRVGTGEDNANVTAVVNEESFEKIGKYIGIGKGEAKLLLGGETPGEHGGKQGYYVQPTIFGDVPADARIAQEEIFGPVISVIRARDWDHALEIANSTEYGLTGGVCSRDRARLEQARNEFEAGNLYFNRKITGAIVGVQPFGGYNMSGTDSKAGGPDYLANFMQLKTVTERW, encoded by the coding sequence ATGTTGAAAATCCAAGACTACCGCCCCGAATCGTTCATCGACTTTACGCAGGCCGACAACGTAACGGCTTACCAAGCCGCACTGAAAAAAGTTCGCGCCGAACTGGTGGGCAAGCACTACCCGCTGATTATTGACGGCGTGCGCGTGGACACCGCTGAAAAGCTGGATTCCATCAACCCCTGCGATACGTCTGAAATTGTGGGCAGCACAGCCAAAGCCACCGTAGACGACGCACAGAAGGCGCTGGACGGCGCGTGGAAGGCGTTCGAGTCGTGGAAAAAGTGGACGCCCGACACCCGCGCCCGCATTCTGCTGAAGGCCAGCGCCCTGCTGAAAGCCCGCCGCTTGGAAGCCTGCGCCCTGATGAGCATCGAAGTGGGCAAAAACTACGCCGAGGCCGATGTGGAAGTGGCCGAAGCGATTGATTTCCTTGAATATTACGCCCGCACTGCCATGAAATATTCGGGCTTCGGGGCCGCCGATACCACGTGGTACGAGGGCGAGGAAAACGGGCTGATGTTCATGCCCATCGGCGTGGGCGTCAGCATCAGCCCGTGGAACTTTCCCTGCGCGATCTACCTGGGCATGCTGGCCGCGCCCATCGTGGCGGGCAACTGCGTGATTGCCAAACCCGCCGAAGATTCGGGCCTGATCGCCGGATTCGTGACCGACATCATGCTGGAAGCGGGCCTGCCCGCCGGTGTGCTGCAATTCCTGCCCGGTGTGGGCGAGGAAGTGGGCGAGTACCTGACGACGCACGCTAGGACGCGCTTCATCACCTTCACGGGATCGCGCGGCGTGGGCCTGCACATCAACGAAGTGGCCGCCAAAGTGCAGCCCGGCCAGAAGTGGATCAAGAAAGTCATTCTGGAACTCGGCGGCAAAGACGGCATGATCGTGGACGAAACAGCAGACATTGAAACCGCCGTGACCGCCGCCGTGCAGGGCGCATTCGGCTTCAACGGCCAGAAATGCAGCGCCATGAGTCGCCTGATCGTGGTAGACAGCGTGTATGACGACGTGGTGGGGCAGTTCGTAGAACGCGCCGGGAAGCTGCGGGTGGGCACGGGCGAAGACAACGCCAACGTGACCGCCGTGGTCAACGAAGAATCGTTTGAGAAGATCGGGAAGTACATCGGCATCGGCAAGGGCGAGGCCAAGTTGCTGCTGGGCGGCGAAACCCCCGGCGAACATGGCGGCAAGCAGGGTTACTACGTGCAGCCCACCATCTTTGGTGACGTGCCCGCCGACGCCCGCATCGCACAGGAAGAAATCTTTGGGCCAGTCATTTCAGTGATCCGCGCCCGCGACTGGGATCATGCGCTGGAGATCGCCAATTCCACCGAATACGGTCTGACGGGAGGCGTGTGCAGCCGTGATCGTGCCCGCCTGGAGCAGGCCCGCAACGAGTTCGAAGCCGGAAACCTGTACTTCAACCGCAAAATTACGGGGGCCATCGTGGGCGTGCAGCCCTTCGGCGGCTACAACATGAGCGGTACGGACAGCAAGGCAGGTGGCCCGGATTACCTCGCCAACTTTATGCAACTGAAGACGGTGACAGAACGCTGGTAA
- a CDS encoding proline dehydrogenase family protein produces the protein MIDQLYRKAVLTVSGQKQIESLVRSRGWSVAQRFVAGESAQTAIAAVNELAADGILSNLDLLGEFVASPEKANEFAAQVLHLLDAARAEGIKPYVSVKLSSIGQGQTVDGQDLGLTNARRIISKAKEYGGFVCLDMEDHPRVDQTLQQFRVLVGEFGAQQVGTVLQSYLYRAEADRNSLDDLRPNLRIVKGAYLEPESVAMPVKADVDANYRKLVYAHLKAGNYVNVATHDETIIADVQHFVLAHGISKAAFEFQMLYGIRRDLQKELAAQGYRVRAYIPYGRDWYAYFSRRIAERPANVMFVLRGMLKG, from the coding sequence ATGATTGACCAGCTGTACCGCAAAGCCGTCCTGACCGTTTCGGGTCAGAAACAGATCGAATCCCTGGTGCGCTCGCGGGGCTGGAGCGTGGCCCAGCGCTTCGTGGCGGGCGAAAGTGCCCAGACCGCCATTGCCGCCGTGAACGAACTGGCCGCCGACGGCATTCTCAGCAACCTCGATCTGCTGGGCGAGTTCGTGGCCTCGCCCGAAAAGGCCAACGAGTTTGCGGCTCAGGTGCTGCACCTGCTGGACGCTGCCCGCGCCGAGGGCATCAAGCCGTATGTCAGCGTGAAACTCAGTAGCATCGGGCAGGGCCAGACCGTGGACGGACAGGATTTAGGCCTGACCAACGCCCGCCGGATCATCAGCAAGGCCAAGGAATACGGCGGCTTCGTGTGCTTAGACATGGAAGACCACCCCCGCGTAGACCAGACACTCCAGCAATTCCGCGTGCTGGTGGGCGAATTCGGAGCGCAGCAAGTGGGAACGGTGCTGCAAAGCTACCTCTACCGCGCTGAAGCTGACCGCAACAGCCTCGATGATCTGCGCCCCAATCTGCGAATCGTCAAGGGCGCTTACCTCGAACCCGAATCGGTGGCGATGCCCGTGAAGGCCGACGTAGACGCCAATTACCGCAAGTTGGTGTACGCGCACCTGAAGGCGGGCAACTACGTGAATGTCGCCACGCATGACGAAACCATCATTGCCGACGTGCAGCATTTCGTGTTGGCGCACGGTATTTCTAAAGCTGCGTTTGAGTTTCAGATGTTGTACGGCATTCGCCGCGACTTGCAAAAAGAATTGGCCGCGCAGGGCTACCGCGTCCGTGCCTATATCCCGTATGGCCGCGACTGGTACGCGTATTTCAGCCGCCGCATTGCCGAGCGTCCGGCGAACGTGATGTTCGTCTTGCGCGGCATGCTGAAGGGGTGA
- a CDS encoding GntR family transcriptional regulator, whose translation MSLPAPSSSVLSFARPTLVRDGVYDHLRRAVLDGELLPGERLGEVELGEKLGVSRTPIREALMRLVQDGLLVAEANKGVRVRTMTAAEARDAYVVREELDGLAAALAAAQHTPTDADALRAALDELNASVDGEYRTQTRLDLAFHRAITLGARNGALSDLARDLEQRVALIKHQTRTYNAHPETAAQHAAILKTILARDADGARAAARLHVRTFAALVMQNLGDLL comes from the coding sequence ATGAGCTTGCCCGCCCCGAGTTCGTCTGTACTGTCTTTTGCCCGCCCTACGCTGGTGCGCGACGGTGTGTATGACCATTTGCGGCGGGCCGTGCTGGATGGCGAGTTGCTGCCCGGAGAGCGGTTGGGCGAAGTGGAATTGGGCGAGAAACTGGGCGTCAGCCGCACCCCGATTCGGGAAGCCCTGATGCGGCTCGTGCAAGATGGGTTGCTGGTGGCCGAAGCCAACAAAGGCGTGCGCGTGCGAACCATGACGGCGGCTGAGGCCCGTGATGCCTACGTGGTGCGCGAGGAATTGGATGGCCTGGCCGCAGCCCTCGCTGCCGCGCAGCACACCCCCACCGACGCCGACGCTCTGCGCGCCGCACTGGATGAGCTGAACGCCTCTGTAGACGGCGAATACCGTACCCAGACCCGGCTGGATCTGGCCTTCCACCGCGCCATCACGCTGGGCGCACGCAATGGGGCGCTGAGCGACCTTGCCCGCGACCTGGAACAGCGGGTGGCCCTGATCAAGCACCAGACCCGTACATACAACGCCCACCCTGAAACCGCCGCCCAGCACGCCGCCATCCTCAAAACCATTCTGGCGCGTGATGCGGATGGGGCCAGAGCCGCCGCCCGCCTGCACGTCCGAACTTTCGCCGCCCTCGTCATGCAAAACCTTGGAGACCTCCTATGA
- a CDS encoding MgtC/SapB family protein, with protein sequence MEGFWAELRLMQGLLAAFVLSGAIGWERESRNRSAGLRTHILVGVSAALFMVLGESLVNTFAKEDNQVRFDLIGILGAVVSGVSFLGAGAIFSDRHGEGAKGLTTAAGLLATAGIGVACGLHLYVLATGATALFLLTLGVLWRVSEWENGRNEKRQASTSEQSREGQNG encoded by the coding sequence ATGGAAGGATTCTGGGCCGAACTCCGGCTGATGCAGGGACTCTTGGCAGCCTTCGTTCTCAGCGGTGCAATCGGCTGGGAGCGCGAAAGCCGCAACCGCAGCGCAGGCCTCCGCACACATATTCTGGTGGGCGTCAGCGCCGCGCTGTTCATGGTGCTGGGCGAATCGTTGGTCAACACCTTTGCCAAAGAAGACAATCAGGTGCGCTTCGATCTGATCGGGATTCTGGGCGCGGTGGTCAGCGGCGTCAGCTTCCTGGGTGCAGGAGCCATCTTTTCGGATCGGCACGGCGAGGGAGCCAAAGGCCTGACCACAGCGGCGGGCCTGCTCGCAACGGCGGGCATCGGGGTGGCGTGCGGCCTACATCTGTATGTGTTGGCAACGGGGGCGACTGCCCTGTTTTTGCTGACGCTGGGCGTGCTGTGGCGCGTGTCGGAATGGGAGAACGGGCGCAACGAAAAGCGGCAGGCCAGCACGTCGGAACAGAGCCGGGAAGGACAGAACGGCTGA
- the recO gene encoding DNA repair protein RecO, with protein MRSRTANRSGIVIRRRVTPAGDIIVTLLTPQGKLKAIARGGVRGPLASRLNLFHHVGIQVYQTPQSDLASVQQAVLEGALPKLAEPERYAFAHLMAELADALFQEGEFTEQAFELFAGALRGISHQPDPEWVALVMGFKLLGLAGFVAQTARCARCGADQPSHPDPLAGQMLCGNCASLSPYPPEALDFVRYVVRRSVRASIEAPVPTEQRAALWRALERFVTVQVGSVHSWRQLVPQPQEGVRV; from the coding sequence GTGAGGTCTAGAACCGCCAACCGCAGCGGCATCGTCATTCGCCGCCGGGTCACGCCTGCGGGCGACATTATCGTGACGCTGCTGACGCCTCAGGGCAAACTGAAGGCCATTGCGCGGGGCGGGGTGCGTGGGCCGCTCGCCAGCCGCCTGAATCTGTTTCATCATGTGGGCATTCAGGTGTACCAGACGCCGCAATCTGATCTGGCCAGCGTGCAGCAAGCCGTATTGGAAGGTGCGCTACCCAAGCTGGCCGAGCCGGAGCGCTACGCCTTTGCCCACCTGATGGCCGAACTGGCCGACGCTCTGTTTCAGGAAGGCGAATTTACCGAGCAGGCCTTTGAACTATTTGCTGGAGCCCTGCGCGGCATTTCGCATCAGCCTGACCCGGAATGGGTGGCCCTGGTCATGGGATTCAAGTTGCTGGGTCTCGCCGGATTCGTGGCGCAAACGGCCCGCTGTGCCCGCTGCGGCGCAGATCAGCCCTCGCACCCCGACCCACTGGCAGGCCAGATGCTGTGCGGCAACTGCGCCAGCCTGTCCCCCTACCCCCCCGAAGCCCTCGATTTCGTACGTTATGTCGTGCGCCGAAGCGTCCGCGCCAGCATAGAAGCGCCCGTGCCCACCGAACAGCGGGCGGCGCTGTGGCGGGCACTGGAACGCTTCGTAACAGTGCAGGTGGGCAGCGTCCACAGCTGGCGTCAACTGGTGCCGCAGCCGCAAGAAGGCGTGAGGGTCTAA
- a CDS encoding alpha/beta hydrolase, which translates to MFKAPASPSRPTARPRRARTAALMLGAVSLPLLIAACSPQNAQGTLNRAVSTRGLTVKYDQRYGPDTRNLLDVYSPENATNAPVVLFIHGGSWEGGDKEGHKFAGESLARAGYVTGVMNYRLAPTNRYPSYVQDAAAALKWMRDNAKSVGGNPDNLFVMGHSAGGFNAVEAVVNERWLREAGVPIASVRGVIGIAGPYSYDFRDFSSARAFPVGGDPADIMPDRHVRKDAPPHLLLVAENDSVVYPMNAVNMEAALKAAGIPVTRNVIPRVNHVTIMAAVARPLTFLGNTRQQVIDFIEKYQAR; encoded by the coding sequence ATGTTCAAGGCCCCCGCCTCACCCTCTCGCCCCACCGCCCGACCCCGCCGCGCCCGCACCGCCGCGCTGATGCTGGGAGCGGTGTCTTTGCCCCTGCTGATCGCTGCCTGCTCGCCGCAAAACGCGCAGGGCACGCTGAACCGCGCCGTCTCTACTCGCGGCCTGACTGTGAAGTACGACCAGCGCTACGGTCCCGACACCCGCAACCTGCTGGACGTGTATTCGCCCGAAAACGCGACCAACGCGCCCGTCGTGCTGTTTATTCACGGCGGTTCATGGGAAGGCGGTGACAAGGAAGGCCACAAGTTTGCAGGCGAATCTCTGGCCCGCGCCGGGTACGTGACAGGCGTGATGAATTACCGACTTGCCCCCACCAACCGCTACCCCAGCTACGTGCAGGACGCTGCCGCCGCCCTGAAATGGATGCGCGACAATGCCAAATCGGTGGGCGGCAATCCCGACAATTTGTTTGTGATGGGCCACTCGGCAGGCGGGTTCAATGCTGTGGAAGCCGTGGTCAACGAACGCTGGCTGCGTGAGGCGGGCGTGCCGATCGCCAGTGTGCGCGGCGTCATCGGCATTGCTGGGCCGTATTCCTACGACTTCCGCGATTTCTCCAGCGCCCGTGCCTTCCCGGTGGGCGGCGACCCTGCCGACATCATGCCCGACCGCCATGTACGCAAAGACGCCCCCCCGCACCTGCTGCTGGTGGCCGAAAACGACAGCGTGGTATATCCGATGAACGCCGTCAACATGGAGGCGGCCCTGAAAGCAGCGGGCATTCCCGTAACGCGTAATGTGATTCCCCGCGTAAACCATGTGACGATCATGGCGGCGGTGGCGCGGCCTCTGACTTTTCTGGGCAATACGCGCCAGCAGGTCATTGACTTTATTGAGAAATACCAGGCGCGGTAA
- a CDS encoding lycopene cyclase family protein, which yields MQHDTAARPPEATPTKDSPMTDVLVIGGGPAGVALATELAVRGLQVRLVAPHPPQRFAPTYGAWLDELPAWARACTADVWADVRAYTGPKATALTRPYALLDNAALLNSMLARAGKRLTWTQGTVIRADSRPSPGALLLAHGTAGERWPARVIVDAGGHGGTLTRPTHPGGAALQTAYGITATFAHPPSAPGAMVWMDWRQPPSVSLDAAPTFLYAMHLGGQRYFVQETSLVARPGLTRTELEARLHARLNAAGTPPSNIEFTEWVAFPMNTAAPEPGPVLAFGAAGGLVHPVSGFQVSGALADAPRVAQAIANALPDAEAATRAAWHALWPPERRAARELGLMGLDALLRLPADGLPAFFHSFFRLSAVHWHAFLAPRTPTPTLARTMLRVFAHAPNSVRLRLVEAAVAASGVSLRALGSVLSQPSINMALTFSPTGLHAHASGSGMTQPEQSQREDQHEIVEDGMQGATGSADANGLDPNVDREEKLAELRENLADMTHDEGQKLEEAKTEIASE from the coding sequence ATGCAGCACGACACGGCAGCACGCCCCCCAGAAGCCACGCCCACCAAAGACAGTCCCATGACCGATGTCTTGGTGATCGGCGGCGGCCCGGCGGGTGTGGCGCTGGCAACCGAACTCGCGGTGCGCGGCTTACAGGTGCGCCTCGTGGCCCCGCATCCGCCCCAGCGTTTTGCGCCCACTTACGGCGCGTGGCTGGACGAATTGCCCGCCTGGGCACGCGCCTGCACCGCCGACGTCTGGGCCGATGTGCGGGCCTATACCGGGCCAAAAGCCACTGCCCTCACGCGCCCTTATGCCCTGCTGGACAACGCCGCCCTGCTGAATTCCATGCTGGCTCGCGCCGGAAAACGGCTGACCTGGACGCAGGGCACGGTTATTCGTGCCGATTCTCGCCCCAGCCCCGGCGCGTTGCTGCTGGCACACGGCACGGCAGGCGAACGCTGGCCTGCCCGCGTAATCGTGGATGCGGGCGGGCACGGCGGCACCCTCACGCGGCCCACACATCCGGGCGGCGCGGCCCTGCAAACGGCCTACGGCATCACAGCTACCTTTGCCCACCCGCCCAGCGCACCCGGCGCGATGGTCTGGATGGACTGGCGGCAGCCCCCCTCCGTATCGCTGGACGCCGCCCCTACTTTCCTGTACGCCATGCACCTCGGTGGGCAACGGTACTTTGTGCAAGAAACCAGTCTGGTGGCCCGCCCCGGCCTAACGCGCACCGAGTTGGAAGCCCGCCTGCACGCCCGCCTCAACGCAGCTGGCACGCCGCCGAGCAACATAGAATTTACCGAATGGGTGGCCTTTCCCATGAATACGGCGGCCCCCGAACCCGGCCCCGTATTGGCGTTTGGCGCGGCGGGCGGCTTGGTGCATCCGGTCAGCGGCTTTCAGGTATCAGGCGCGCTGGCCGATGCTCCGCGGGTGGCTCAGGCCATAGCCAACGCCCTGCCCGACGCGGAAGCTGCCACCCGCGCCGCGTGGCACGCCCTCTGGCCTCCCGAACGCCGTGCCGCCCGCGAACTCGGCCTGATGGGACTGGACGCCCTGCTCAGGCTTCCGGCAGACGGCCTCCCTGCCTTCTTTCACTCGTTCTTCAGGTTGTCCGCCGTGCACTGGCACGCATTCCTGGCCCCGCGCACGCCCACGCCCACGCTGGCCCGAACCATGCTGCGTGTATTTGCCCACGCGCCCAATTCGGTGCGTTTGCGCCTGGTGGAAGCAGCGGTGGCAGCCTCTGGGGTCAGCCTGCGGGCACTGGGATCTGTCCTCTCCCAGCCGTCCATAAATATGGCCTTGACCTTTTCCCCGACGGGTCTTCATGCTCATGCTTCAGGCTCAGGTATGACCCAACCCGAACAGAGCCAGCGTGAAGACCAGCACGAAATTGTGGAAGACGGCATGCAGGGAGCTACGGGCAGCGCCGACGCCAATGGCCTTGACCCGAACGTAGATCGTGAGGAAAAGCTGGCTGAACTGCGCGAGAATCTGGCGGATATGACGCATGACGAAGGGCAGAAGCTGGAAGAAGCCAAGACCGAAATCGCGTCGGAATAG